One stretch of Heptranchias perlo isolate sHepPer1 chromosome 41, sHepPer1.hap1, whole genome shotgun sequence DNA includes these proteins:
- the LOC137305981 gene encoding homeobox protein goosecoid-like produces MSASNFSIESILSSKDTRCPANRLLWPCHPLLLHSANGFLPSRRAFGYFGLYSAPGSAPIGGALGYQDFYYGHAERRSYCSSWAHQPPPHYCIPSPTALPQLGLHFLAQAQKRRRRHRTVFTEQQLQDLENLFSKTCYPDSGTREKLARKTQLSEETIKVWFKNRRAKTRKQKLSLTGCSDSSSKCNTTEGADQCPRHSVRSGIDS; encoded by the exons ATGTCTGCCAGTAATTTCAGTATAGAAAGCATTCTGTCCAGCAAGGACACCAGATGTCCTGCCAATCGCCTCCTCTGGCCGTGccacccgctcctgctccattctgccAATGGTTTTCTGCCCAGCCGCCGTGCTTTTGGTTATTTCGGACTCTACTCAGCTCCCGGATCAGCCCCAATTGGTGGAGCCTTGGGATACCAGGATTTTTACTATGGACATGCGGAGAGACGATCTTACTGTTCCAGTTGGgcccaccagccccctccccattACT GTATCccaagtcccactgccctgcctcaGCTGGGACTCCATTTCCTGGCCCAGGCTCAGAAGAGGAGACGGAGACACAGGACAGTCTTCACAGAGCAGCAGCTTCAGGACCTGGAAAACCTCTTTAGCAAAACCTGCTACCCAGACAGCGGCACCAGGGAGAAACTGGCCAGGAAGACTCAACTCTCCGAGGAGACAATCAAG GTCTGGTTCAAAAACCGACGGGCAAAGACGAGGAAACAGAAGCTGTCTCTCACGGGATGCTCGGACAGTTCGAGCAAGTGCAACACAACAGAGGGAGCGGACCAGTGCCCCAGGCACTCAGTGCGCAGTGGCATTGATTCATGA